In the genome of Gossypium raimondii isolate GPD5lz unplaced genomic scaffold, ASM2569854v1 Contig00022, whole genome shotgun sequence, the window GTTTTCTTCACCCACAACTATTCAGATAAAGAACTTTGTTTCATCTGCTTCATTTGTTTCGAAATCTCTGAACAAAAATGGCCTCTTTCAATTGCCTTGCTTTAGCATTCTTGATTGCTTTGTCATTTGCAAGCATTGATGTTGGGGTAGCAGCTCGTCACCTTCTGCAGCAGCCTCAACCGCAAAGTTTACCATCTTTCCCTAATCTCCCAACGCCATCCCGACAATCATTCCCATGGCCTGGGGCGCTTCCTCCACTTCCTACCACATTGCCAACAGGACTACCCCCTCTGCCAAGCATTCCCTCGGTCCCCACAATCCCAACTGCAGTTCCCCTATTCCTTTCTCTTTCCACCATTGCCATCTTTCCCTAATCTCCCAAACCCTGGGGCGCTTCCTCCACTTCCTACCACATTGCCAAGAGGACTGCCGCCTCTGCCAAGTATTCCCTCAATCCCAACTGCAGTTCCCTCtattcctttcttttctccacCACCTTCTCGTTCTACTCCTTGAAATACCCCCTTTTCTGTTATGCTGCATACTGGATCTAGTTTAATAAGGTTTTTAGTCGTCTTTGTGTCTTTATTATGAGTATTGATTTTGCCCacttatatatgtttgtataaATGGGCGTTCTCCAATTCCCATTATTTGGTGTATTTTGATACGTTGTTGCTTATTATATGTGGGGTATTTATATATTGATGTTCTGTCCATGAAGTAATTACTTACTGTTATACCATTGTTAACATGAGTTTGGCTAATTAAGAAAAGAATCAAACGATAAATGCAGTCAAAATAGTGAGCAGCCGTACATCGAGAAAATGCCACTTTTAATATAATGATTCCTGCTTCATCATCTCTTCCAAGTTATCCATTTACATACGATTACTTTCTTCTTTCAATATATTtccaagataatattttatatgaatgtcaaattatgtattaaattaaggTGCTCGGTTTCGTACAATTTTCTGTTATATTAATTTGTCTGCACTATATTAATTTTGTAtcgaattattaatatttttaaaattagatcgataatcaaattaatcaaataatcaattctTGATCTCACACGCTCAACCACCGatacaattaatttttactgaacaatataaaataatattaataacccTAAACTCATCTATTTTGAaggctttaaattttaaaaccctcTCCCCATCTTTCATCTTTCCTAATTTGTCCTTTTTTCCTTTGATTGAATGTTATAAGCCCAGGTTTTCacgagaaaaaaatattttaatagaaaagtaATAAAAGAAACGGTGCTTATTCTTTTTAtggtttgttttatttcattgaGTTAAGAGAAGAAGTGTAACAGAAGCTCAAGGGATTTGAagtgaaattttgtttttcaatctagaaaatttgaaaatacgGCTTAATCAGCTGATGATTTGCAATTTAACTGCAGTTTATTCTAGTTCTCGGGTTCATCGGTTCTTGGTCTGTTGGTTTGGTTTCAATAACATTCGAAACACCCAACACCATTTTTCTacactgttaaaaattttggtctGTACCAATTGCACCAACTCATTCCGATCAATTCCAATACACTGCCGAACATAGTGCACCGTCCGTgcatgaataatattaaaacattaaacttttaataatttactattatgctaaaacttaattgaaatttgactaattaaaattctacatcgaatgtaaattttaaaaaaatggaatatactttcacattcaaaatataattaagaaaaaccATTCACCCgatcatcaaataaaaaatatccgTTCACCTTTCACTTCTTTTATTAAGTAAATGAGCTAAAtccttaaaatttcatattaaatgatggattattattaataattttggatttatttgaatgataatttttatttattaagtttattaatgaatattttaaatttgaaatgtatttagtatcatgcattttatatttgtaatatattcatatacatatcttaaataattttaaaaatattgataaatctgAAAAGAT includes:
- the LOC128036575 gene encoding protein PELPK2-like: MASFNCLALAFLIALSFASIDVGVAARHLLQQPQPQSLPSFPNLPTPSRQSFPWPGALPPLPTTLPTGLPPLPSIPSVPTIPTAVPLFLSLSTIAIFP